One Methylosinus sp. LW4 genomic region harbors:
- a CDS encoding hydrogen peroxide-inducible genes activator → MITTKQLRYFDALARTEHFGKAADLCAVTQPALSMQIKELEAEVGAQLVERRGKLVTLTAAGSEIAKVARRILADISELETMADQNFCPLRLGIIPTVAPYVLPTLFDALGGGAAALRPLHIREAQTATLLAELDDGLLDLVMLATPVDPELDSIALFEDRFFLAAPSSGLPEEAGSVSAETLKAQRLLLLEDGHCLRDQALSYCESRNVLNIDTFGMTNLTTLVQMVSAGMGCTLLPEMSLPIETARGNVRVLRIEPPEPRRIIGLVWRKSSRRGDEFRALGRMIVASRQNRP, encoded by the coding sequence ATGATAACGACCAAGCAGCTCCGCTACTTCGACGCCCTCGCCCGCACAGAGCATTTCGGCAAGGCGGCCGACCTCTGCGCCGTGACGCAGCCGGCGCTCTCCATGCAGATCAAGGAGCTGGAGGCCGAGGTCGGCGCGCAATTGGTCGAGCGGCGCGGCAAATTGGTCACGCTGACGGCCGCCGGCAGCGAGATCGCCAAGGTCGCCCGCCGAATCCTCGCCGATATTTCGGAGCTGGAGACGATGGCGGATCAGAATTTCTGTCCGCTGCGCCTCGGCATCATCCCGACGGTCGCGCCCTATGTTCTGCCGACCTTGTTCGACGCGCTCGGCGGCGGCGCGGCCGCTCTGCGGCCTCTGCATATTCGCGAGGCGCAGACGGCGACGCTGCTGGCCGAGCTGGATGACGGCCTTCTGGATCTCGTCATGCTGGCGACGCCCGTCGATCCAGAGCTCGACTCCATAGCGCTCTTCGAGGACCGCTTCTTTCTCGCCGCTCCCTCGAGCGGATTGCCGGAGGAAGCAGGCTCCGTCAGCGCGGAGACGCTGAAAGCGCAAAGGCTTCTGCTGCTCGAGGACGGCCATTGCCTGCGCGATCAGGCGCTCAGCTATTGTGAGAGCCGCAATGTGCTGAACATCGACACTTTCGGCATGACCAATCTGACGACGCTGGTTCAGATGGTCTCGGCGGGCATGGGCTGCACGCTGCTCCCGGAAATGAGCTTGCCGATCGAGACGGCGCGCGGAAACGTCCGCGTGCTGCGGATCGAGCCGCCGGAGCCGCGCCGGATCATCGGGCTGGTCTGGCGCAAATCCTCGCGCCGCGGCGACGAGTTTCGCGCCCTCGGCCGCATGATCGTGGCGTCGCGACAAAACCGTCCGTAG
- the katG gene encoding catalase/peroxidase HPI, protein MAIVVGATLAVSAEGAPHPNQFWWPDQLDLSPLRRNAAESNPLGKDFDYAKAFQSLDLAEVKKDIEAVLTTSQDWWPADYGNYGPFFIRMAWHGAGTYRIHDGRGGASGAQQRFEPLNSWPDNANLDKARRLLWPVKKKYGQKLSWGDLMVLTGNVAMEKMGFATFGFGGGRSDDWEPDLVYWGAPKFMGNNRDKSGALEKPLGAVQMGLIYVNPEGPNGVPDPLAAAKDIREAFGRMAMNDEETVALIAGGHTFGKAHGAKSPAKCVGPAPAGEKIEAQGLGWANRCGSGKGADTITSGLEGAWSVDPVSFTTQYLDNLFGHEWVKTKSPAGATQWKPKDAEDVVPDAHEPGKAHPLMMFTTDLALKFDPEYSKIAKRFHDDPNAFKLAFAKAWFKLTHRDMGPRSRYLGALVPKEELIWQDPVPAIDYKPIEAADIAGLKSKILASGLTEAELIRTAWASAASFRGTDKRGGANGARIRLAPEKDWAVNDPAELAKVVTALEEVKAGFDKGRVDGKRVSIADLIVLGGSAAIEAAAKKAGVTVEVPVSTGRADATQAQTDVESFAVLEPKADGFRNYFAKGGEKSPAEALVDRASLLELTVPETAVLVGGMRVLGANEGNSRVGVFTSRPGVLSNVFFVNLLDMSTQWKKSAETEGVYEGRDRKSGALKWTASAVDLIFGSNSELRAVAEVYASDDAKEKFVRDFVAAWVKVMNLDRFDLRKS, encoded by the coding sequence ATGGCGATCGTCGTCGGCGCGACGCTGGCCGTCTCGGCCGAGGGCGCGCCGCATCCCAATCAATTCTGGTGGCCGGACCAGCTCGATCTCTCGCCGCTGCGCCGCAACGCCGCGGAATCGAATCCGCTCGGCAAGGATTTCGACTATGCGAAGGCGTTCCAGTCGCTCGATCTCGCCGAGGTGAAGAAGGACATAGAGGCGGTATTGACGACCTCGCAGGACTGGTGGCCGGCGGACTATGGCAATTACGGGCCTTTCTTCATCCGCATGGCCTGGCACGGCGCGGGAACCTATCGCATTCACGACGGCCGCGGCGGCGCGAGCGGGGCGCAGCAGCGCTTCGAGCCGCTCAACAGCTGGCCGGACAACGCCAATCTCGACAAGGCGCGCCGGCTGCTGTGGCCGGTGAAGAAGAAATACGGCCAGAAGCTCTCCTGGGGCGATCTCATGGTGCTGACCGGCAATGTCGCCATGGAGAAGATGGGTTTTGCGACCTTCGGCTTCGGCGGCGGCCGTAGCGACGATTGGGAGCCCGATCTCGTCTATTGGGGCGCGCCCAAATTCATGGGCAATAATCGCGACAAGAGCGGCGCGCTGGAGAAGCCCCTGGGCGCGGTCCAGATGGGCCTCATCTATGTCAATCCCGAGGGGCCGAATGGCGTGCCGGACCCGCTGGCCGCGGCCAAGGACATAAGAGAAGCCTTCGGCCGCATGGCGATGAACGATGAGGAGACCGTCGCGCTGATCGCCGGCGGCCATACTTTCGGCAAGGCGCATGGCGCCAAATCGCCGGCCAAATGCGTCGGCCCTGCGCCGGCGGGCGAGAAGATCGAGGCGCAAGGCCTCGGCTGGGCCAATCGCTGCGGCTCCGGCAAGGGCGCGGATACGATCACCAGCGGGTTGGAAGGCGCCTGGTCGGTCGATCCGGTCTCCTTCACCACGCAATATCTGGACAATCTCTTCGGCCATGAGTGGGTCAAGACCAAGAGCCCGGCCGGCGCGACGCAATGGAAACCCAAGGATGCGGAGGACGTCGTCCCCGATGCGCACGAGCCCGGCAAGGCGCATCCGCTGATGATGTTCACCACCGATCTGGCGCTGAAATTCGACCCCGAATACAGCAAGATCGCCAAGCGCTTCCATGACGATCCCAATGCGTTCAAGCTGGCTTTCGCCAAGGCATGGTTCAAGCTCACTCATCGCGACATGGGGCCGCGTTCGCGCTATCTCGGCGCGCTGGTTCCGAAGGAGGAGCTGATCTGGCAGGATCCTGTGCCCGCGATCGACTACAAGCCGATCGAGGCCGCGGATATCGCCGGATTGAAGTCGAAAATCCTCGCTTCGGGCCTCACCGAAGCCGAGCTGATCCGAACGGCCTGGGCCTCGGCGGCCTCCTTCCGCGGCACGGATAAGCGCGGCGGCGCCAATGGCGCGCGCATTCGCCTCGCGCCGGAAAAGGATTGGGCCGTCAACGACCCCGCCGAGCTGGCGAAGGTCGTGACGGCGCTGGAGGAGGTGAAGGCCGGCTTCGACAAGGGGCGCGTCGACGGCAAGCGCGTGTCGATCGCCGATCTCATCGTGCTCGGCGGCTCCGCCGCGATCGAGGCCGCCGCCAAAAAAGCCGGCGTCACGGTCGAAGTTCCGGTCTCGACGGGGCGCGCGGACGCGACGCAAGCGCAGACGGATGTCGAATCCTTCGCGGTTCTCGAGCCGAAAGCCGACGGCTTCCGCAATTACTTCGCCAAAGGCGGCGAGAAATCGCCGGCGGAGGCCTTGGTCGATCGCGCGAGCCTGCTGGAGCTCACCGTCCCCGAGACCGCCGTTCTCGTCGGCGGAATGCGGGTCCTCGGCGCAAATGAGGGGAATTCGCGGGTGGGAGTCTTCACGTCACGGCCGGGCGTGCTGAGCAACGTGTTTTTCGTCAATCTGCTCGACATGTCCACGCAATGGAAGAAGTCGGCCGAGACGGAAGGCGTCTATGAAGGCCGCGACCGCAAGAGCGGCGCGCTCAAATGGACGGCGAGCGCCGTCGATCTGATCTTCGGCTCCAATTCCGAGCTGAGGGCAGTGGCGGAAGTCTACGCCTCGGACGATGCGAAAGAGAAGTTCGTGCGCGACTTCGTCGCCGCATGGGTCAAGGTGATGAATCTGGACCGCTTCGACTTGCGTAAGTCGTAA
- a CDS encoding bifunctional 2-C-methyl-D-erythritol 4-phosphate cytidylyltransferase/2-C-methyl-D-erythritol 2,4-cyclodiphosphate synthase produces the protein MSSSSTIAILTVAGGRGVRAGDSLPKQYRSLLGKSVLARTLEAMHRAAPQASLLVAIHADDTELYARSVAELSDSARARLLEPAIGGATRQQSVRNGLEALAALSPAPEIVLIQDAARPFADPALVARAIEAARVHGAAVPGLPLADTVKQIDAEGVVIATPDRASLRFVQTPQSFAFPLILEAHRKVASGGGELTDDGMVAEAAGHKVHVFPGDATNFKLTTPEDFLRAQNALLGDLSDIRTGQGYDVHAFGEGNKVWLGGVPVPHSHGLAGHSDADVLAHAITDALLGALADGDIGKHFPPSDQQWRGAPSSIFLAFAAKRVRERGGIISHVDATIVCEAPKIGPHRDAIRESLAKIMEVDIGRVAVKATTSERLGFTGRQEGMAALALATVRLPNSAT, from the coding sequence ATGAGCTCATCCTCGACCATTGCGATCCTCACCGTCGCCGGCGGCCGCGGCGTGCGGGCGGGCGACAGCCTTCCAAAACAATATCGTTCGCTTCTCGGCAAGTCTGTGCTGGCGCGCACGCTCGAAGCCATGCATCGGGCTGCGCCCCAGGCTTCGCTTCTCGTCGCCATCCATGCCGACGACACGGAGCTCTATGCGCGCAGCGTCGCCGAATTATCGGACAGCGCGCGTGCGCGGCTGCTGGAGCCGGCGATCGGCGGCGCGACGCGCCAGCAGAGCGTGCGCAATGGGCTCGAGGCGCTGGCGGCCCTCTCCCCCGCGCCGGAGATTGTGCTGATCCAGGACGCCGCGCGGCCCTTCGCCGATCCGGCTCTCGTCGCCAGGGCCATAGAGGCGGCGCGAGTCCATGGCGCGGCGGTGCCGGGCCTGCCGCTGGCCGACACGGTGAAGCAGATCGACGCCGAGGGCGTCGTCATCGCCACTCCCGACCGCGCGAGCCTGCGCTTCGTGCAGACGCCGCAGTCCTTCGCCTTTCCGCTGATTCTCGAGGCGCATCGCAAGGTCGCGAGCGGCGGCGGCGAGCTCACCGACGACGGCATGGTCGCCGAGGCCGCCGGCCATAAGGTCCATGTGTTCCCGGGCGACGCCACTAATTTCAAGCTCACCACGCCGGAGGATTTCTTGCGCGCGCAAAACGCATTGCTGGGCGACCTCTCCGACATTCGCACCGGCCAGGGCTATGACGTCCACGCCTTCGGCGAGGGCAACAAGGTCTGGCTCGGCGGCGTTCCGGTGCCGCACAGCCACGGCCTCGCCGGCCATTCCGACGCCGATGTGCTCGCCCACGCCATCACAGACGCTCTGCTCGGCGCGCTGGCCGATGGCGACATCGGAAAACATTTCCCGCCCTCGGACCAGCAGTGGAGAGGGGCGCCCTCCTCCATCTTCCTGGCTTTCGCGGCAAAGCGCGTGCGCGAGCGCGGCGGGATCATCTCCCATGTCGACGCGACCATCGTCTGCGAGGCGCCCAAGATCGGCCCGCATCGCGACGCCATTCGCGAGAGCCTCGCGAAAATCATGGAGGTCGACATCGGCCGCGTGGCCGTGAAGGCCACGACCTCCGAGCGCCTGGGCTTCACCGGGCGGCAGGAGGGCATGGCGGCGCTGGCGCTGGCGACGGTGCGACTGCCGAATTCCGCTACATGA
- the dusB gene encoding tRNA dihydrouridine synthase DusB, producing MRIGSLHLEGRAFLAPMAGVTDLAMRRIALRFGASAAVGEMVGASALARGDVEARQRLDGSGIDAHIVQIAARDPAGIAETARHAEAAGARLIDINMGCPCKRVTGGLAGAALMREPALAAELVRAAVGAVSVPVSVKMRLGWDDSSRNAAELARLVEAEGAVMVTVHGRTRAQFYEGKADWRAIAAVKAAVKIPVVANGDCASPQDAEAMLAASGADAVMVGRAAMGRPWLVGDIAHFLAAGRRRAAPSAVARMEAALEHLDGLLTAMGANLGLRHARKHLSAYAEQAEGDAEQRAGLRRAMLASSSAEEVHGLLRLLFSLEPARGEPAPAYC from the coding sequence TTGCGCATCGGTTCGCTTCATCTCGAGGGGCGCGCCTTTCTGGCGCCTATGGCCGGCGTGACCGATCTCGCCATGCGGCGGATCGCATTGCGTTTCGGCGCTTCCGCGGCGGTCGGCGAGATGGTCGGGGCGAGCGCGCTGGCGCGCGGCGACGTCGAGGCCCGCCAGCGGCTGGACGGCTCCGGCATAGACGCCCATATCGTGCAGATCGCGGCGCGCGATCCCGCCGGCATAGCCGAGACGGCGCGCCACGCCGAGGCCGCGGGAGCGAGGCTGATCGACATCAACATGGGCTGCCCATGCAAGCGCGTGACCGGCGGCCTCGCCGGCGCGGCGCTGATGCGCGAGCCGGCGCTCGCCGCCGAGCTGGTCCGCGCCGCCGTCGGCGCGGTTTCCGTTCCGGTGAGCGTCAAGATGCGGCTCGGTTGGGACGACTCCAGCCGCAACGCCGCCGAGCTGGCGCGGCTGGTGGAGGCGGAGGGCGCCGTCATGGTGACGGTTCACGGCCGCACCCGCGCGCAATTCTACGAGGGCAAAGCGGATTGGCGGGCGATCGCCGCGGTCAAGGCCGCCGTAAAAATTCCGGTCGTGGCCAATGGCGATTGCGCCTCGCCGCAGGACGCCGAGGCGATGCTCGCGGCCTCCGGCGCCGATGCGGTGATGGTGGGGCGGGCGGCGATGGGCCGGCCCTGGCTCGTCGGCGACATCGCCCATTTTCTCGCCGCCGGGCGTCGCCGCGCGGCGCCCTCCGCCGTCGCGCGAATGGAGGCGGCGCTCGAGCATTTGGACGGTCTGCTGACCGCCATGGGCGCGAATTTGGGCCTGCGCCATGCGCGCAAGCATCTCTCCGCCTATGCCGAGCAGGCGGAGGGGGACGCGGAACAGCGCGCTGGTCTCCGTCGGGCGATGCTCGCTTCGTCCTCGGCCGAGGAGGTTCATGGCCTTCTTCGCCTTTTGTTCTCGCTCGAGCCGGCGCGAGGGGAGCCGGCTCCGGCATATTGCTGA
- a CDS encoding two-component system sensor histidine kinase NtrB: MTAESNPHRRKSALATPVGARLRVIADDNRACILEALPNVILAIRPDGVIVDANAAAESFFEIGKPILIGQELSRLVPFGSPILALIEQVRERGSAINEYRIDLGRPGAEGERRVDVHCAPLPDSEGGVLVVLQERTIADKIDRQLTHRGAARTVSGLAAMLAHEIKNPLSGIRGAAQLLESSVGDADRALTRLICEETDRIVRLVDRMEVFSDSRPLEREKVNIHVVLDHVKRVARSGFARHIRFIENYDPSLPPVAANRDQLVQVFLNLVKNAAEAIGDSIDGEIELSTAFRPGVSLRTAGDKRPVGLPLEFCVRDNGRGVSEDIAAHLFDPFVTTKTSGTGLGLALVAKIVNDHGGIVECESHPRRTTFRILMPMYRNKDEEKRADERRARRQHSAAEGTEPAPTERRS, translated from the coding sequence ATGACCGCCGAATCCAATCCGCACCGGCGCAAGAGCGCGCTCGCCACGCCCGTCGGCGCGCGGCTGCGCGTGATCGCCGATGATAATCGCGCCTGCATCCTCGAAGCATTACCCAATGTGATCCTGGCGATCCGCCCGGACGGCGTGATCGTCGACGCCAACGCCGCGGCGGAATCCTTTTTCGAGATCGGCAAGCCGATCCTCATCGGCCAGGAGCTGAGCCGTCTCGTGCCCTTCGGCTCGCCGATTCTCGCGCTGATCGAGCAGGTGCGCGAGCGCGGCTCGGCGATCAATGAATATCGCATCGACCTCGGCCGCCCCGGCGCGGAGGGTGAAAGACGCGTCGATGTGCATTGTGCGCCGCTGCCGGACAGCGAAGGCGGCGTTCTGGTCGTGCTGCAAGAGCGCACAATTGCCGATAAAATAGACAGGCAGCTGACCCATAGGGGGGCGGCGCGCACTGTTTCTGGGCTGGCGGCAATGCTCGCGCATGAGATCAAGAACCCGCTATCGGGCATTCGCGGCGCCGCGCAGCTGTTGGAAAGCTCGGTGGGGGACGCCGACCGGGCGCTGACGCGGCTGATCTGCGAGGAGACCGACCGCATCGTCCGCCTCGTGGACCGGATGGAGGTGTTCTCCGACTCGCGGCCGCTGGAGCGCGAGAAGGTCAATATTCATGTCGTGCTGGACCATGTGAAGCGCGTCGCCCGCAGCGGCTTCGCCCGCCACATTCGCTTCATCGAGAATTACGACCCGTCGCTGCCGCCGGTCGCCGCCAATCGCGACCAGCTGGTCCAGGTCTTTCTCAATCTGGTCAAGAATGCGGCGGAGGCGATCGGCGACTCGATAGACGGCGAGATCGAGCTGTCCACCGCCTTCCGGCCGGGGGTCAGCCTTCGCACTGCCGGCGACAAGCGCCCGGTGGGGCTGCCGCTGGAATTCTGCGTGCGCGACAATGGCCGCGGCGTATCCGAGGACATAGCCGCGCATTTGTTCGATCCCTTCGTCACCACGAAGACTTCTGGAACTGGCCTCGGACTTGCACTGGTGGCCAAGATCGTCAATGACCACGGCGGCATCGTCGAATGCGAATCTCACCCGAGGCGTACCACTTTCCGTATTTTGATGCCGATGTATCGCAACAAGGACGAGGAGAAGAGAGCGGACGAGCGACGAGCCAGACGACAACATTCCGCCGCCGAGGGAACAGAGCCTGCGCCGACAGAGCGCCGCTCGTGA
- the ntrC gene encoding nitrogen regulation protein NR(I), producing MTHGEILVADDDAAIRTVVAQALSRAGYEVRTTGTAATLWRWVQSGEGDLVVTDVVMPDENAFELLPRIKKLRPDLPIIVMSAQNTFMTAIRASERGAYDYLPKPFDLKELVGIVGRAMAEPRKKNEIDGPDDMEGMPLVGRSQAMQEIYRSLARLMQTDLTVMINGESGTGKELVARALHDYGKRKKGPFVAINMAAIPRDLIESELFGHEKGSFTGANQRSIGRFEQAEGGTLFLDEIGDMPMEAQTRLLRVLQQGEYTTVGGRTPIKTNVRIIAATNKDLRALIQQGLFREDLYFRLNVVPLRLPPLRERSEDIADLVHHFFKVAASEGLPQKYIEQAALDRMKRYRWPGNIRELENLIRRLAALHPQEVITEAVVELELEHEMRQASPGDRSPAATTILADLPSDKDVTLSTSVEQHLAKLFRDHGDRLPPPGLYHRVIREIEVPLISAALAATRGNQIKAAELLGLNRNTLRKKVNDLDIRLMRSPR from the coding sequence ATGACCCACGGCGAGATTCTGGTCGCCGACGACGACGCCGCGATCAGAACTGTGGTGGCGCAGGCGCTTTCGCGCGCCGGCTATGAGGTGCGCACCACCGGAACGGCCGCGACCTTGTGGCGCTGGGTGCAATCGGGCGAGGGCGATCTCGTCGTCACCGATGTGGTGATGCCGGATGAAAACGCCTTCGAGCTGCTGCCGCGCATAAAGAAGCTGCGCCCCGATCTGCCGATCATCGTGATGAGCGCGCAGAACACTTTCATGACCGCGATCCGCGCCTCCGAGCGCGGCGCTTATGATTACCTGCCCAAGCCCTTCGATCTGAAGGAGCTGGTCGGCATCGTCGGCCGCGCCATGGCCGAGCCGCGCAAGAAGAACGAGATCGACGGCCCGGACGATATGGAGGGCATGCCCCTCGTCGGCCGCTCGCAGGCGATGCAGGAGATCTATCGCTCGCTGGCGCGGCTGATGCAGACCGATCTGACCGTCATGATCAATGGCGAGTCGGGCACGGGCAAGGAACTGGTCGCCCGCGCGCTGCACGACTATGGCAAGCGCAAGAAGGGCCCCTTCGTCGCCATCAACATGGCCGCCATCCCGCGCGATCTCATCGAGAGCGAGCTGTTCGGCCATGAGAAGGGCTCTTTCACCGGCGCCAATCAGCGCTCCATCGGCCGTTTCGAGCAGGCCGAAGGCGGCACCCTGTTCCTGGACGAGATCGGCGACATGCCGATGGAGGCGCAGACGCGGCTTTTGCGCGTGCTGCAGCAGGGCGAATATACGACCGTCGGCGGCCGCACGCCGATCAAGACCAATGTCCGCATCATCGCCGCGACCAATAAGGATCTGCGCGCGCTGATTCAGCAGGGCCTGTTCCGCGAGGACCTCTATTTCCGCCTCAACGTCGTGCCGCTGCGCCTGCCGCCGCTGCGCGAGCGCTCCGAGGATATCGCCGACCTCGTGCATCACTTCTTCAAGGTGGCGGCGAGCGAGGGCCTGCCGCAGAAATATATCGAGCAGGCGGCGCTCGACCGGATGAAGCGCTATCGCTGGCCCGGCAATATTCGCGAGCTGGAGAATCTCATTCGCCGACTCGCCGCCCTGCATCCGCAGGAGGTCATCACCGAGGCGGTGGTGGAGCTCGAGCTCGAGCATGAGATGCGTCAAGCCTCGCCCGGCGATCGGTCGCCGGCGGCGACGACCATTCTGGCCGATCTGCCGTCCGACAAGGATGTGACGCTCTCCACCTCGGTCGAGCAGCATCTCGCCAAGCTGTTCCGCGATCATGGCGATCGTCTGCCGCCGCCGGGCCTCTATCACCGCGTGATTCGCGAGATAGAGGTGCCGCTGATCTCCGCCGCGCTCGCTGCGACGCGCGGCAATCAGATCAAGGCGGCGGAGCTTTTGGGCCTCAACCGCAACACGCTGCGCAAGAAGGTCAACGACCTCGACATTCGGCTGATGCGCTCGCCGCGCTAA
- a CDS encoding sensor histidine kinase NtrY-like, translating into MSMAGDIQAPEPPAAPRKRSWRLWFGPIAVVAAVACALATFFVMAELAPVAPTSDVVYPLFFADAVALVLLVALVLVKAGTLIGSWRRGAAAAGLHIRILAFFSALALTPAITLAIVGSVTLERALNPQFLAMVKTSVHSTAEAARVFRETQCRSLLQEAQLSASDLDRARAMFNADRGLFHEFFVSRARFLGFSVAAIVKTDGQILERVDVTADGSAIVIAPPASDFEDARKGEPLCLVIDDGLTFVALRPLSSFPDTFLYVTRPVDPFGVQFPEQAASLIATYDAFEAYRGAVKRAFTVMYALLATIMLLSAVWVGLDFVDRLVAPIRALIAATDQVSAGNLDVRVNVERSHGDLARLGSVFNNMTSEIEQQQSRLLAANHQNEERRLFTEAVLSGVPAAVIGVDAEGRINVLNRSAEELLIGGAGPDGAGKEGAAAIGARAAEALPEIAPILADAVEAFPRAIQTQINIRRGVKELTLAVRVTSASTQKGGAHFVVTLDDITDLVTAQRTSAWADVARRIAHEIKNPLTPIQLSAERLKRKYGKHITFERDVFDQCTDTIVRQVDDIKRMVDEFASFARMPKARPVRDDLCDCMRQAFFLTRVAHNDVEMTLNLPEAPVFAVFDRRLLSQALTNIVKNAAEGIEAREDAGALAAKRIDISLGVRDDMAEIDVVDNGKGFPAFNRQRLLEPYMTTRAEGTGLGLPIVAKIIEDHGGRLELLDAPSGTGACVRLLIPLAEAAAEETQAQARIS; encoded by the coding sequence ATGTCCATGGCGGGAGACATTCAGGCGCCCGAGCCGCCGGCTGCGCCCAGGAAGCGATCCTGGCGGCTGTGGTTCGGGCCGATCGCGGTGGTCGCCGCCGTCGCCTGCGCGCTCGCCACCTTCTTCGTCATGGCCGAGCTCGCGCCCGTGGCGCCGACCAGCGACGTCGTCTATCCGCTCTTCTTCGCCGACGCCGTCGCGCTGGTTCTTCTGGTCGCTCTGGTGCTCGTCAAGGCGGGCACGCTCATCGGCTCCTGGCGGCGCGGCGCTGCGGCGGCCGGGCTGCATATTCGCATCCTCGCCTTCTTTTCCGCCTTGGCGCTGACGCCGGCGATCACCCTCGCCATCGTCGGCTCGGTGACGCTCGAGCGCGCGCTGAACCCGCAATTCCTCGCCATGGTGAAGACCTCCGTTCACAGCACGGCGGAGGCGGCGCGCGTGTTCCGCGAGACGCAATGCCGCTCGCTGCTGCAGGAGGCGCAGCTCTCCGCCTCGGACCTCGATCGCGCCCGCGCCATGTTCAACGCCGATCGCGGCCTGTTCCACGAGTTCTTCGTCTCGCGGGCGCGTTTCCTCGGCTTTTCCGTGGCGGCGATCGTCAAGACCGACGGGCAGATATTGGAGCGCGTCGATGTGACGGCGGACGGCTCCGCCATCGTCATTGCGCCGCCGGCCTCGGATTTCGAGGATGCGCGCAAGGGCGAGCCGCTCTGCCTCGTCATCGACGACGGGCTCACCTTCGTCGCGCTGCGGCCGCTGTCCAGCTTTCCCGACACATTCCTCTATGTGACGCGTCCGGTCGATCCTTTCGGCGTGCAATTCCCGGAGCAGGCGGCGAGCCTCATCGCCACCTATGACGCATTCGAGGCCTATCGCGGCGCGGTGAAGAGGGCCTTCACCGTCATGTACGCCTTGCTCGCCACCATAATGCTGCTGTCGGCCGTTTGGGTCGGGCTCGATTTCGTCGATCGGCTGGTGGCGCCGATTCGCGCGCTCATCGCCGCAACGGATCAGGTTTCCGCCGGCAATCTCGACGTGCGCGTCAATGTCGAGCGCTCGCATGGCGATCTCGCGCGGCTCGGCTCCGTCTTCAACAATATGACCAGCGAGATCGAGCAGCAGCAGAGCCGCCTGCTGGCCGCCAACCACCAGAACGAGGAGCGCCGCCTCTTCACCGAGGCGGTTCTCTCGGGCGTGCCGGCCGCCGTCATCGGCGTCGATGCGGAAGGGCGGATCAATGTGCTGAACCGCTCGGCGGAGGAGCTGCTCATCGGCGGGGCGGGGCCGGATGGGGCGGGGAAGGAAGGCGCTGCGGCGATCGGCGCGCGCGCGGCCGAGGCGCTCCCCGAGATCGCGCCCATTCTGGCCGACGCCGTCGAAGCGTTTCCGCGCGCCATTCAGACGCAGATCAACATAAGGCGCGGCGTCAAGGAGCTGACGCTCGCCGTCCGCGTCACCTCGGCGAGCACGCAGAAGGGCGGCGCGCATTTTGTCGTGACGCTGGACGACATCACCGATCTCGTCACCGCCCAGCGCACCTCCGCCTGGGCGGATGTGGCGCGGCGAATCGCCCATGAGATCAAAAATCCGCTGACGCCGATCCAGCTGTCCGCCGAGCGGCTGAAACGCAAATACGGCAAGCACATCACCTTCGAGCGCGACGTTTTCGACCAATGCACCGACACGATCGTGCGCCAGGTCGACGACATCAAGCGCATGGTCGACGAATTCGCCTCCTTCGCCCGCATGCCCAAGGCGCGGCCGGTGCGCGACGATCTCTGCGATTGCATGCGCCAAGCCTTTTTTCTGACGCGCGTCGCGCATAACGATGTGGAGATGACGCTCAATCTGCCGGAGGCGCCGGTCTTCGCCGTCTTCGATCGAAGGCTGCTGTCGCAGGCGCTCACCAACATTGTGAAGAACGCAGCTGAAGGCATAGAAGCGCGCGAGGACGCCGGCGCGCTCGCCGCCAAGCGCATCGACATCAGCCTCGGCGTGCGCGACGACATGGCCGAGATCGACGTCGTCGACAATGGCAAGGGCTTTCCGGCCTTCAACCGGCAGCGCCTGCTCGAGCCTTATATGACGACGCGCGCCGAGGGCACTGGGCTCGGCCTGCCTATTGTCGCCAAGATCATCGAGGACCATGGCGGCCGACTCGAATTGCTCGACGCCCCCTCCGGGACGGGCGCCTGCGTGCGCCTGCTGATTCCGCTCGCCGAGGCGGCGGCGGAGGAAACGCAGGCGCAGGCCCGGATTTCGTGA